A single Nicotiana tabacum cultivar K326 chromosome 5, ASM71507v2, whole genome shotgun sequence DNA region contains:
- the LOC107810487 gene encoding uncharacterized protein LOC107810487 — MGQITNLLSERAPRTFPSDTKKNPKETIKVVSLRSGKALTDPVVKVKPEVVNKETETPTEKTSEEQNGQSSGVQKEIEESRHMPALPLPQKMKREKLDKCFGRLLEMLKQLYVNIPFTDLLTQMPAYVKLLKEILSSKRNLEKTTVIKLNAHYSAILQNKIPQSMGTQEASPYHARWGVRNLTRPSASLTSILREGIVEDIIVRVDKFVFPVDFIVVDMEVNKEVPLFLRRPFLCTCRSILDIYEGKLMLRVGNEKVVFQMKRMMKYPSGEASAYSCFKLDVVGELAKKYKFDKLVGDTLERCISQSSIVEDEDPEIKKEIEALETKDQVVDEEDLKEEASKYTGAKTGGAAEKAQKSHWLEYS, encoded by the exons ATGGGACAGATTACAAATTTGTTATCTGAAAGGGCTCCTAGGACTTTTCCCTCTGACACTAAAAAGAACCCAAAGGAAACAATCAAAGTTGTATCTCTAAGAAGTGGCAAAGCATTGACTGACCCAGTGGTGAAGGTTAAACCTGAGGTGGTTAACAAGGAGACTGAGACACCAACAGAGAAAACGAGTGAAGAGCAAAATGGCCAGAGTAGTGGGGTACAAAAGGAGATTGAAGAAAGTAGACATATGCCAGCTCTACCATTGCCTCAAAAGATGAAGCGTGAGAAACTTGACAAATGTTTTGGGCGATTATTGGAGATGCTCAAACAACTTTATGTTAACATTCCCTTTACAGATTTACTTACTCAGATGCCTGCTTATGTAAAGCTCTTGAAGGAAATCCTGTCTAGCAAGAGAAATTTAGAGAAAACAACAGTGATCAAGCTGAATGCCCACTACAGTGCCATACTGCAAAACAAAATTCCCCAAAGTATGGGGACCCAGGAAGCTTCACCATACCATGCTCGTTGGGGAGTGAGAAATTTGACAAGGCCCTCTGCGAGTCTG ACCAGCATTTTGCGTGAGGGAATCGTTGAGGATATTATAGTGCGGGTGGACAAATTTGTGTTCCCCGTAGACTTTATTGTGGTTGATATGGAAGTGAACAAGGAGGTGCCTCTATTTCTAAGGAGGCCATTTTTATGTACATGTAGATCTATCCTTGATATCTACGAAGGGAAGCTTATGCTCAGAGTGGGcaatgaaaaagtggtattccagatgaagaggatgatgaaataCCCCAGTGGTGAGGCATCTGCCTACTCGTGTTTCAAGCTAGATGTTGTTGGGGAATTGGCTAAAAAATACAAGTTTGACAAGCTTGTGGGGGATACTCTAGAGAGATGTATTAGCCAGTCTAGCATAGTGGAGGATGAAGATCCtgaaataaagaaagagattgaAGCTCTTGAAACTAAGGATCAAGTGGTTGATGAGGAGGATTTAAAAGAGGAGGCTTCTAA GTACACAGGAGCAAAAACTGGTGGAGCTGCTGAAAAAGCACAAAAAAGCCATTGGCTAGAGTATAGCTGA